Proteins from a single region of Acinonyx jubatus isolate Ajub_Pintada_27869175 chromosome D3, VMU_Ajub_asm_v1.0, whole genome shotgun sequence:
- the LOC106978471 gene encoding transmembrane protein 126A-like: MKNHEPDDTVKEDLIFNIITRKINHLPEAERNLFEHGSVYIGLNAALCGLIANSLSRRILNVTQARIAAGLPMAVIPFLTAHASYKGFVNLPLNTGDLNCETCTITRGGLVGLVFGDLCPVFLAIPVNRGLAARYESALLPEKGNILTYWTRTSKPVFRRMLFPILLQTMIAAYLGYRQYKLVIKALQLPEPGLEIQ; encoded by the coding sequence ATGAAAAATCATGAACCAGATGATACTGTCAAGGAAGACTTAATTTTCAATATCATAACCAGAAAAATTAACCACCTCCCAGAAGCAGAAAGGAATCTATTTGAACATGGATCAGTTTATATTGGACTTAATGCTGCTCTCTGTGGTCTAATAGCAAATAGTCTTTCTCGACGCATCTTAAATGTGACACAGGCTCGTATAGCTGCTGGCTTACCAATGGCAGTGATCCCATTTTTGACTGCGCATGCATCTTACAAAGGTTTTGTAAATCTACCTTTGAATACAGGTGATTTGAATTGTGAAACCTGTACCATAACACGGGGTGGACTGGTTGGTCTTGTTTTTGGTGATCTGTGCCCTGTTTTCTTGGCTATACCTGTGAATCGTGGCCTAGCAGCCAGGTATGAGTCAGCCCTGCTACCAGAAAAAGGAAACATCTTAACTTACTGGACTAGAACTTCTAAGCCTGTCTTTAGAAGGATGTTATTTCCCATTTTGCTCCAGACCATGATTGCCGCATACCTTGGATATAGACAATATAAATTAGTTATAAAGGCTCTTCAGTTACCTGAACCTGGCCTAGAAATTCAGTGA